From a single Microbacterium murale genomic region:
- a CDS encoding helix-turn-helix domain-containing protein — MTPAAEEEDTGIHCRLDELLAERGMTLTELSARVGVSIVNLSVLKNDRARAIRYSTLRAICDALGCEVGELLVLAPHE, encoded by the coding sequence ATGACTCCTGCTGCGGAAGAGGAGGACACCGGCATCCACTGCCGACTCGATGAGTTGCTCGCCGAACGCGGGATGACGCTCACCGAGCTGAGCGCGAGGGTCGGGGTGAGCATCGTCAATCTGTCGGTGCTGAAGAACGACCGGGCACGGGCGATCCGCTACTCGACGCTGCGGGCGATCTGCGACGCACTCGGCTGCGAGGTCGGCGAGTTGCTCGTGCTCGCTCCGCACGAGTGA